A single window of Nicotiana sylvestris chromosome 5, ASM39365v2, whole genome shotgun sequence DNA harbors:
- the LOC138869158 gene encoding nuclear matrix constituent protein 1-like, which translates to MGEKEKTYQAKIHALKEKLRNMEFDNDLQAQEAEGEKKRLAKENEALRAQIREMKIAAENPTRSAKDENIIKNRRQKISEYGFDLNKEEGELARARTKLAKNAEERERLVKQLKEKYDNEVVGLNKRVTIFQNKMTKQAKDFKAEKEHCYAAMAQLERDLQQFQEQNHISEQTLKLGPNKLGVFCKKRAS; encoded by the coding sequence atgggggaaaaagaaaagacatATCAAGCCAAGATTCATGCCTTAAAAGAAAAGCTGAGAAACATGGAATTCGACAATGATCtccaagcacaagaagccgaaggcgaaaAGAAAAggttagccaaagaaaatgaggcccttcgagcccagattcgggaaatgaaaatagctgccgAAAATCCCAccagaagtgcaaaagatgaaaaTATTATAAAGAACCGTAGGCAGAAGATAAGTGAGTATGGTTTCGATTTGAACAAGGAAGAGGGCGAATTAGCAAGGGCTCGAACAAAGTTGGCTAAAAATGCGGAGGAACGAGAGCGcttggttaaacagttaaaagagaaatatgacaatgaggttgtggGGTTGAATAAAAGGGTCACCATCTTTCAGAACAAAATGaccaagcaggcaaaagactttaaggcagaaaAGGAACACTGTTACGCAGCGATGGCACAGTTAGAAAGAGATCTACAACAATTTCAAGAACAGAACCATATATCTGAACAAACTTTGAAGTTAGGGCCCAACAAATTGGGCGTTTTTTGTAAGAAAAGGGCGTCTTAA